In one window of Tachypleus tridentatus isolate NWPU-2018 chromosome 2, ASM421037v1, whole genome shotgun sequence DNA:
- the LOC143245147 gene encoding uncharacterized protein LOC143245147 → MDLKFEGGGTTYEEVRPLTVSENEPPTKRRRTVEDFFSFCQFILEYENYEAIKQEELCQKTASPSESLDSTPDNFSSDSNCSSSSLDNIKSTDVESDDDSWDMITCFCMKPFAGRPMIECSQCLTWLHLSCAQIRRNNIPDEFTCYHCKQTSNSRRRRSQRVRDERGLSV, encoded by the exons ATGGATTTAAAGTTTGAAG GAGGTGGAACAACATACGAAGAAGTAAGGCCATTAACAGTATCTGAG aATGAACCACCTACTAAAAGAAGACGAACAGTTGAagactttttttcattttgtcaGTTCATTTTAGAATATGAAAACTATGAGGCCATAAAACAGGAG gaACTTTGTCAGAAAACTGCCAGCCCTTCAGAAAGTTTGGATAGTACACCTGACAATTTCTCTTCAGATAGCAACTGCAGTAGCAGTTCTCTGGACAACATAAAATCTACAGATGTTGAGTCAG ATGATGATTCTTGGGACATGATTACGTGTTTTTGTATGAAGCCATTTGCTGGAAGACCCATGATTGAATGTTCTCAGTGTCTTACGTGGCTGCACCTGTCCTGTGCCCAAATTCGTCGAAACAACATCCCAGATGAGTTTACTTGTTATCACTGCAAGCAGACTAGCAACTCTAGAAGGAGGAGGTCACAGAGAGTAAGAGATGAGAGAGGGCTGAGTGTGTAA